A genome region from Setaria italica strain Yugu1 chromosome III, Setaria_italica_v2.0, whole genome shotgun sequence includes the following:
- the LOC101758618 gene encoding uncharacterized protein LOC101758618 encodes MAAGCKAAIGCVDARAPVRASYVSLYKWPESDAEFVKSVAMARRQGGGGGGQESPGGASASYYYSYNGSGSMRRGGGGGGLSGELAAGYCSPRVVDSYSCRQMYLRSYTFSKKKETVPERTMACLGRVRERAAVFPFLPQRGGGSAAASDAGSVGSASNIAVGRSESRDREDVGLRDRKARRSRTRRKKQKKKRCTMVRRLQEASCGAVHAIFRRLLACTTSVDVADAGARPAR; translated from the coding sequence ATGGCGGCCGGATGCAAGGCGGCCATCGGCTGCGTGGACGCGCGCGCGCCGGTGCGGGCCAGCTACGTCAGCCTGTACAAGTGGCCCGAGTCCGACGCCGAGTTCGTCAAGTCGGTGGCCATGGCGCGGCGccagggaggcggaggcggagggcagGAGAGCCCCGGCGGAGCCAGCGCGTCCTACTACTACAGCTACAACGGCAGCGGCAGCatgcgccgcggcggtggcggcggcggcctcagcGGCGAGCTGGCGGCGGGGTACTGCAGCCCGCGGGTGGTGGACAGCTACTCGTGCCGGCAGATGTACCTCCGCAGCTACACCTTCTCCAAGAAGAAGGAGACCGTGCCCGAGCGCACCATGGCGTGCCTCGGCCGCGTCCGGGAGCGCGCAGCCGTGTTCCCCTTCCTcccgcagcgcggcggcggatccgcggcggcctccgacgccggctcgGTCGGCAGCGCGAGCAACATCGCCGTCGGCCGCAGCGAGAGCAGGGACAGGGAGGACGTCGGGCTCCGTGACCggaaggcgaggaggagccggactcggaggaagaagcagaagaagaagcggtGCACCATGGTTAGGAGGCTGCAGGAGGCGTCGTGCGGCGCGGTGCACGCCAtcttccgccgcctcctcgcctgcACCACCAGCGTCGACGTCGCTGACGCCGGCGCGCGCCCGGCCCGCTGA